The Glycine soja cultivar W05 chromosome 19, ASM419377v2, whole genome shotgun sequence genomic sequence AGTCCTTCACATAAGTAGGTTGTGTGAAGAGAGATAGACCTAAAGAGATTTTTTGCATGTCTGGTTGCATGTTCAAGAGATTTTGACGCGTGTCAATTGGAAGCAATAGTTTGTAGCTTCCGCATCATTTACATGTATTTGAGGTGATTTTGTGAAACTACGCACGTTTCTAAAGCAAAACCAAACACttgcttttattttgataagatCCCATGTGTGTAGTGTTTTTTATATCTGTATTAATCGAAAAGCtctttttaatgattttatattctttttttcatttgtctACCTGAAATGAATCTTCTAATGTTTGTCTTTCACCTAAAGagattttaattttgacaaGACCCGTGTGTAGTGTATTTTATGATCTCTTTCTTCATTTAATCTTGTCATGTGAAAAAACTAACATGAGAGGATCCATTTCTTGTCGTATAACTGTATAAGCATCCTTTTATCATCTATGGAGAGTCTCTAGCCAATTGAACTTTGAGTTAATATTATgccaatttttatgtatttttatttttatttgcatacaACTTAATTTCTTAtacatatatcatatattttcaaCTATCATGTGATTTCTGTTATGCCCACAATGGTGTAAACTATATGATATAGTGGATTACTGGATTTCTGCCATTTTCCACAATCTGCAATTGCTAACACTGTTCTATATGTGTGTGTCTAAATATTTAAGTATTCTTTTTAATTGGGTTACTCTCCCCGTTTGATTGCCAAGGAAGATTTTTAACAATTCTCTATTTGAGGTTATGATCTAATGATGTTGTCCTAGAATTACTATTCAATTTGTTGATTTTGAGGAGTTTAAAGCTTTTGACCAGGTCTGAAGCCCAGGTGAAGGAGGAGGGTTGTGTTAGGTTCTCGGCAGCCAATGTAAAACTTGTCTTGATACTGAACATGACCCTCATCAAGTGGTTGTTTCCTTTGGGGTTACAACTTCTAAAAGTTGACAGATTCTTATATGGCACATGTTATATTGAAACATTCGCTGTGATGCTATTTGGCTGTCGTAgattttatgctttttgtaTGGTCAGTTCACCAGCTTTTGCTTATTCTTATTCACATGGACAAAAAAAATGCTGTGTTAGCTTAGTTCATACCATTTAGTAAGAAGAAAAAGCCATTAAGCTTgccatttattaataatttataattgaacaaaaatcaggagtttttatataattgatgtTACGTGATAGGCCTGTAGTCtagttttctttaaattaattatttgcctAAGCTTTCTTTATAAACTATAAGTATTATAGATCTCCCTACCTACCAATAATCATATCCGTGTATATAATTTCCAAATTTCTGATCATTGTGATATGCCCATTCAGGAATGCTTATAATATGGTGTTATACAAATTTGGGGAGAAACTTTACACAGGACTTGTGACGACCATGACTTCTCATCTAAAAGAAATTTCTCAATCAATTGAATCTGCTCAAGGAGAAATTTTCTTGGAAGAGCTCAACAGGAAGTGGGTAGATCATAACAAGGCATTACAAATGATCCGAGATATACTGATGTACATGGATCGAACGTTTATACCAAGCAACCATAAAACTCCTGTTCACGAGCTTGGATTGAATCTTTGGAGAGATGTTGTGATCCATTCCAGCAAAACTAAGGCTAGGCTTCTAGATACTCTTCTTGAACTTGTGCTTAGAGAAAGGAATGGTGAAGTAATAAACAGAGGATTGATGAGAAATATAATAAAGATGCTTATGGATTTGGGTTTGCCTGTTTACCAACAGGACTTTGAGAAGCATTTTCTTGATGTTTCAGCAAATTTTTACTGTCGTGAGTCCCAGAAATTCATTGAATCATGTGATTGTGGTGATTATTTGAAGAAAGCTGAGAGACGGTTAAATGAAGAAATGGAGAGAGTATCTCACTACTTGGATCCTAGAAGCGAGTCAAAGATAACTAATGTGGTGGAGAAGGAAATGATTGAGAGTCATATGCACACTCTAGTTCACATGGAGAACTCAGGCCTGGTTAGTATGCTTGTGGATGACAAATATGAAGACTTGCAAAGAATGTATAACTTATTTCGCCGGGTGTCTGATGGGCTCACAATTGTTAAAGATGTCATGACCTCTTTTGTACGGGATACAGGCAAGCAGCTAATTATGGATCCTGAAAGGTTGAGAGATCCTGTGGATTTTGTTCAACGTCTCTTGGATTTGAAGGATAAATATGACAGGGTTATTACTATGTCATTTAACAACGACAAGACATTTCAGAATGCCTTGAATTCCTCTTTTGAATATTTCATCAATTTGAATGCCCGGTCTCCAGAGTTCATTTCTTTGTTTGTGGATGACAAACTTCGCAGAGGGTTGAAAGGGGTTGGTGAGGAGGATGTGGAGATTGTACTAGACAAAGTCATGATGCTTTTCAGATACCTACAAGAGAAGGATGTGTTTGAGAAGTATTACAAGCAACACTTGGCAAAAAGGCTTCTTTCAGGGAAGACTATATCCGATGATGCAGAAAGGAGTTTGATTGTTAAGCTCAAAACAGAATGTGGATATCAATTCACTTCTAAGTTAGAGGGTATGTTTACTGACATGAAAACTTCTCATGATACGATGCAGGGCTTCTATGCAAACCTTGGCACTGAGTTGGGGGATGGCCCTATGCTATCTGTCCAGGTGCTTACGACAGGATCATGGCCTACTCAACCTAGCCCGCCGTGTAATCTTCCTGTAGAAATACTGGGTGTATGTGATAAGTTTCGGACATATTATCTTGGCACCCATAATGGTAGGAGATTGTCCTGGCAAACTAATATGGGGACTGCTGATTTGAAAGCAACATTTGGTAAGGGCCAAAAGCATGAGTTGAATGTTTCCACATATCAAATGTGTGTACTCATGCTTTTCAACAGCGCTGAGCGGTTGACTTGTAAGGAGATAGAGCAGGCTACAGCAATACCCATGTCAGATTTGAGGAGGTGCCTTCAGTCTCTGGCCTGTGTCAAAGGAAAAAATGTTCTTCGAAAAGAGCCGATGAGCAAGGACATAGCTGAGGATGATGCATTCTTCTTTAATGACAAATTCACCAGCAAGTTCTTTAAGGTAAAGATAGGGACTGTTGTTGCACAGAGGGAGTCTGAACCAGAAAACCTAGAAACTCGGCAAAGAGTGGAAGAAGACAGAAAGCCACAGATCGAAGCAGCCATTGTGAGGATAATGAAGTCTAGGCGGACTCTAGATCATAATAATATTGTTGCTGAGGTCACAAAGCAGCTGCAGTCACGGTTTTTGCCTAATCCTGTTGTTATTAAGAAGAGGATTGAATCCCTTATTGAGCGTGAGTTTTTGGAGAGGGATAAAGTGGACAGAAAACTGTACCGCTATCTTGCTTGAACTGTATGTGCTTTTGATTTGGCATGGCACTTGTGTGATTCTGTCTGTCATAAGTTTGATTGCACATCACAAATTGCCGCAAGTAGTGTAACTCTCCTTTGCATACTCAACAAAACCTAGATTTGTTAGGGTTACTTCATTCAGGCTGCAAAACTTAATAtatcttctttgcatacttaaatatatcatttttagctTCTTATTTCTAAACAACAATAAACCAAATCTTTTCTTTAGCTTATATCCCTCAACTGTAATATATTCTTCAATTTTCATTCACTTTAGATTTGGAATTATTTCTTAAACCACACTGCTTGTGAAAAGCTTCTACCAGAAATGATTATTAACAGGTAGAAAAGAAGCTTTTACCTATATGAATAGCATATTCTGTCAAAAGGTTCTTGTGCTAGTTAAGGTCTTTGGCGTCCTAACTCCGTAGtaaatgaaaaggaaagaaattattctgatttgatgtttattatgatATGATTGAGCGGGTGATATGTGAGCGGTTGGGATCACAGTAGGAAGAAGATAAGTGATTCGTTTGTTACCCAAATGATTTGAGATAAGTAGGCAATTTTGTCTTGAGTCTATAAATAAACTCATGGCTGCAAATTGGCTGAgtggtgttttttttataataatttttgttttatctgaaagaaaattatattaacactCCCTAAGATTTTTTCAAATACACACAATACTCCTCGTTTAATGTTTCCAAGGGGGTGTCAATGTTTGTTTTCAAACATTAAGGATGACTATATAAGAGTTGTTAGTTTAATGTTTAAggcttatttattaatttggttttcaagttttttaaagttttaatttgatcctcaaattatttaaaaatgcaTCAATTGATTATTTCCATTAAATTAACACCGATGATGTTAGGATGAAAATTCTGACGGTTTCTGCAAACAGTAGTGGCTAAAAATTATCACAGAGCGAGTGTAATttggcttttatttttattttttatgcctTCCAACTCcccatttctctctctctctctctctctctctctttaactTCTCATTATTGTTTtgtattcttctttttcttcttcttgctccTAGTTCAACTAGCACAACCCTTTTTCCAGTCATCTTACTCACACAGCAGAGACACTTGATAAAGGAAAAGTAATAAGACCTATTGGAGGTGAAAGGTCAAGCAAAACCCCTTATGTTAAAAGgggagataatttttttttttctactattCCTAATCCATAACAAAAGTAACACATAATTGCAAACTAACATTTTAGAAGTAGTTCAagattttcaaaaacatttcataaaatttatatttcggATTACCTTATTAGGAATTGATATCAAATCCTAATCTTTTGGATTAAGTAATTTGTAACAGTCTTCTCGAATTAGTTTTTGCATTTTGGATCAACTATTCTGGAATGTACAGTTCAAATTTACGAATCATATGATCTGAAATACTCCAAAAAATCAAACTTATATATCCTATGATCTGGAATACTCTAACAACAATCTGGAACACTTAATtcagatgaaaaaaaattcgaaTTATCTAATATGGAAACACACATATCTTTTATGGATTTATCAatccttatataaaaaaatgcaattcgGAATTCACTTGGGACCAAGAACAACACACACAAACAGAGCAAAGAAGGTGAAGAACGTGGTGCACGGAGACTGCTtcagggaagaagaagaaaaagaggctAAAGGTGGCCTTAGGGTTCAAAGTCAGGCTAAGACAATTTTTGgccttttaaatttcatatggGTGCAGGTTGAGAAACATGGGTGTCGGAAGTAATTTGATCAAGTTTTTCTTGACCTTGGGCTTCAACTTTAGATGATTAGGCCTTTTAAGATGGATTGCAACTAGCAATACAAGGGTTTGTTACGAAGGCTATTGCTTCTTGCACCTCCATAATTACTTCCCTGTACCTTTCCAAACTTACAGACCATTTAATCTGGAATGAAAAATTACATTTCGAATTAGTCTTTatgaaatctaaaattttaCAGTTGAATGAATCAACTATGAAAGTGCAGAAAGCATTTGCCTACAATGAATTTAAccacacattttaattttttgaaagggacacattttaatttctatgaTGCAGTCTTTAcaacttttttggtaattccaATTCAAACATTCTATATGTTTTAAGTCATAAtgcctataaaaaaatgttttaactgATATACAACATTTACTTACTAGTTACTACTATTATTTTGCTATCACTAATTCACCACGTTAACTAATTTCATAAAACATAAATCATAGAAGAAAAAACTtgattgtaaaaataaaaataaaatagaagaagcAATTGAAATATGGAGGACCaataccaaaaaacaaaaatgtggaAGAGCAGTAGTATCACACAATCATCGATCGTGACAGCtgaagactaaaaatataattaatcccaaataaaactttaattaaaaatttaaaagcaaatTACCCCTCCTCCGTACCCTACTGCGGCGCCTCCTTCCTCTCCAAACACCGAAAACGAACACTTCACACTTTCACTCGCTCTCTGTATGTTTGTGTGAGGCATATCATCGAACATTACCCCGGCGCTtccttctttactttctctTCATACACCAAAAACGAACTCACACACTCTGTCTTAGTGTTTGTGTTGGGCATTTCATCAAACATGTCGTCGGCGAAGTGGCGCGCATTGCAGCACCGCCACCGTTACACCTACACCGCCGTGGTTTTCCCTCCTTCATTCCTCTCCTCCCTCCCCCTCCTCCTCTCCGATGACCCTCTCCTCTCCGCCTTCCACTCCTCACTCCTTCACTTCACCTCCCTCTCCTCCACCCTCTCCCAACTCTCCCAAACCAAACACCTCGCCAACACCTTCCTCCACCTCCTCCAATCCCAACCTAAACCTCCCTCCGAAGCTGAACCTTTTCTCCTCGCTTCCTCACTCTACCTCCACCTTCTCTTCCTCGAAAACTCACACCCCCTCCATAAAACCCTCCTTTCCCCACTCGCCAATACGACGCCGTTCCGCTCCACCCTCGCCGCCTCCTTCGAAACCCTCCTCCACACCAAAACCTTCCCGCGCTTCTCCGTTTCGCGCGCCGCGCTATCTGTCCTCGGCTTGCCCAAGCTCGACTACCTCGCTGCGGTTGTCGAAAATTGCGGCGTCCTCGTCGCCTACGACGCCGTCAATGGCCTTGACGGCGTCATCTCCGAGACCTCCCGGCCTTCACCTGTTGTCATGGAACAGTGCCAGGAGGCGCTGTCGTGTCTGTATTACTTGCTGCAGAAGTTTCCTTCCAAGTTTCGCGAGGGTTGTGAATGTGATGTTATGGAAGGGATTGTGAGTGTTGTGTTGGGTGTTTTGAGCTCAACTGCGTTTTCCAGGGATTGTTTTGTGGCGGCCGGTGTGGCTCTGTGTGCTGCTTTTCAAGTTTGTGTTAGTAAACAAGAGCTTGGTTTGGTTTTGATTCGTGGTGTGTTTAATAGTAACTTGCAGGGTTTAGATTCGGATGGTGGTGGTTGTTGTGATGGGGACATTGGTGAGGTTAGGGATGTGATTGGGAGGATTCCTTGTAAGGGGGATTTGTATTTAGGAATATTTGGTCTTTCTGTGTTGAGTAGGCTTTGTCTTATAAGAGGGATTCTTACCGCAATTTCTAGGGACCTGCTTAATGCTCATTTTAGTGGTGTGAGTGGTGTTAAGACTGTGTTGTATGACGGGGTTTTGCCTGAGCTCTGTAGGCACTGTGAGAATCCTGTTGATAgtcatttcaattttcatgCACTGACGGTGATGCAGATTTGTTTGCAGCAAATTAAGACGTCGTTGTTGTCGAATTTAACTGATTTGTCTGGGGAGTATGAGCCGATTCCGGAGGAAATGGGGATGCGGATACTTAAGATTATTTGGAATAACTTGGAGGATCCTTTGAGTCAAACGGTGAAGCAAGTGCATTTGATATTTGATCTTTTCTTGGACATCCAGTTTTCCCTCTGCGAGGGTGGGGACAGAATAAAGGAGTTTCTAGTGAAGATTGGATCGGATCTTCTTTCGCTGGGGTCGCGGTGTAaggggaggtatgttcctttggCGTTGCTGACGAAGAGATTGGGAGCGAGGAAGATGTTGGATATGAGCCCGGATTTGCTGTTTGAGACAATGCGGGCGTATGTTGACGATGATGTCTGCTGTGCTGCCACATCCTTTCTGAAGTGCTTCCTCGAGTGTTTGCGTGATGAGTTCTGGGAGAGTGATGGCATTGAAGGGGGGTATGTTTTCTATAGGGGGCATTGTCTTCCCCCAGTTCTTTATGGGCTAGCTTCTGAATTCTCTAAACTTCGCACCAATTTAAATACATATGCCCTGCCAGTTTTGCTGGAAGTCGATGTGGATAGTATATTTCCTATGCTTAGTTTCATCTCGGTTGGGCCGAATGGGGATGAGAATGGATTGCAATATCCAGAGCTTGTTTACGTGGACATGGAAGTGAATCTTGAACAGAGAATTGCAATTCTAGTTTCATTGCTCAAGGTATCTCGGTCGCTTGCTTTGGTTGAAGGGGACATTGATTGGGCTGAAAATCCTTTAGCAAACATAAAGGAGCCTGGTCTGGGAACAGACAGCCATGCTATTGTTTGCATAAAGGGAATAAATGTTAAGATCCATGTTCAGTGGCTAGTAAATGCATTGACTCATGTGGATGAGTCACTACGGGTAGATGCTGCTGAGTTGCTTTTCTTAAACCCCAAGACAGCTAGTCTGCCTTCTCATTTAGAGCTCACTCTAATGAAGGAAGCTGTACCTTTGAATATGAGGTGTTGCTTCTCAGCTTTTCAGATGAAGTGGAGCAGCTTGTTTCGTAAGTTTTTCTCTAGGGTTCGAACAGCCCTGGAGAGACAATTCAAGCAAGGAAACTGGAACCCTCTTGAGTGTAATGAAGGTAGTGAAGTTTTTTGTCCTTCAAAAGGGAATAATGATTTGACAATTAAAAGAGCAGATGATCTTTTTCACTTTATGAGGTGGTTGAGTGGATTCTTATTTTTCTCATGCTATCCTTCTGCTCCttacaagagaaaaataatGGCAATGGATCTCATCTTGATTATGATAAATGTTTGGTCTATCAAGTCATCAAGTAGTTTGGAGTTTAATAGGTCTTTGCCAGGAAGTCATCTCAATCCTTACAGTAAGGGAATGACTTCATCTGATTCAACTCTATTGTTAGTTGGCTCAATTGTTGATAGTTGGGACAGGTTGAGAGAAAACTCATTTCACATATTACTCCATTTTCCGAGCCCACTACCTGGAATTTCTAATGAAGACACGCTGAAGAAGCTAATTGCTTCGTCTATGAAATTAGTTTGCAGTCCACGTGTAAGGGAAAGTGATGCTGGAGCTCTATCTTTACGGCTTATATTTAAGAAGTATGTGTTGGAGCTAGGTTGGTTGATTGAAGATTCATTCAAGGTTGTCCATTTAAGCTCAAAGTCTGAATTGGTAAATGAAGTTAACCAGTTCAATAAATTCAGGAATCCTGTAATACTGTATTTGAAATCAATGATTGATTGGCTGGATGCTGCTGTAAGAGATGGGGAACAAGATCTTTCCAAAGCATGCAAGAACAGCTTTGTCCATGGTGTATTACTTGCTTTACGTTATACTTTTGAGGAATTGGACTGGAATTCTAATGTTATATCAGCCAGCATCTCGGAGCTGAGATATTTGTTGGAAAGACTTCTAGACCTTGTAGTGAGGATAACTTCATTGGCACTATGGGTGGTTTCTTCAGATGCTTGGCATCTCCCTGAAGACATGGATGAGATGCTTGATGAGGATAGTCTTTTGATGGAGATACCAGATCATGAGTGTATGCCTTCATCTGAATATGAGAATAATAATTCAAAGCCTTCCCATGATGGCCGATCATCAGATCAGATAGTCATGGTTGGTTGCTGGCTGGCTATGAAAGAGGTACATAACTTGAACAGTTTGTAGGAATTGTTAGTTGCCTTGGAATATAATAGGGTATTAGCTCTCTAAAGGGTAACAAAAAGAATGTTTCAATTTATCATTCACTATTTCTTGACTGTAAATTTACATGCttataattgttgaaattaaGCCAAGAAAACATATTTACAAATTATAGTGCATTGATTATTTCAATCATGAACAAGTGAAAGTTGTTCAGCATGTGATGTATGAagtctacattttttttttcctgttcctAATGTTTCACTATGTTTTCTTTGTCAGGTGAGCCTTCTTTTGGGGACTATTATAAGAAAGGTTCCATTGCCAAGTAATGCTTGTTCAGATTTATCTGAGTTAGAGGGGCCTTCTGTTGACACTGCTGGCTTTTCATCTGATTCTGTTCTTGACTTGGAACAACTTAAAACAATAGGGAATCACTTTTTAGAAGTCCTCTTAAAGATGAAGCATAATGGTGCAATTGATAAGACAAGGGCTGGGTTTACAGCTCTTTGCAATCGATTACTTTGCTCAAGTGACTCAAGGTATGGAATATGgatttttttactctatttttatttctatgaaATGCGTCATTGGTTTTGCATATTAAGAAAGTTCTTTTATTGTTGAAATTATTGAGTGTAAATAGAGAAGGATTAAGAGAGAAGAAAGGCTTACTCAATAAGGAGGCTACATATATGTAGTGTGTAAATTATGTGATACAATTAGTCTATTACAAAATACAGAAAACTCACCCCTATTTGTACCAGCGTTGTCTATCCTTGATAGGGTTATTAGTAGCTTATCCCGAAAATGCTATAATGGGATCATAACTGATAGCAGGATGACTGTTATACAGAAGATTATAGATACAATATAAACTTCATTAATGATAGTTGGGAGTGGGACCTCAGGTGGAGGAGAAATCTTTTCGATCATGAAAATGATATAGCTGTGCAGTTCATGGAGGAAATAAGCTCCATTCCTATTCAGAGGAATAGTAAAGACTCTATGGTGTGGTTAGCTGAACCCCATGGTCACTACACTACTAAATCAGCTTACAATGTCTGCACTAACCTCAATACAGCAAACACAGATGGGAAGATATATAAGCAAATCTGGAAATTGAAAATTCCCCCTCGGGCAACAGTTTTCTGTTGGAGACTCCTTAAAAATAGACTCCCCACCAAGGAAAATCTCCTAAGAAGAGACATTAATATCCAGGACCAAAACTGTCCTTTGTGTGGTACTGCTCTGGAGGATGTGGCTCACCTTTTCTTCAATTGTAATTTGACAAAAGGTTTATGGTGGGAATCCATGAGATGGATCCGGGTAGTAGGCCCCCTGCCAAGTCATCCAAAGTGCCACTTTACTCAATTCTGTGAAGGCTTTGGGGATCCTGTAAATCAGGATATTAGGGGTGGTTGGTGGATTGCCTTGACTAGTTCTATTTGGCACCATAGAAACAATCTGATTTTCCAAGGAAGCCCGTTCGACCCCTATAAAGTCATGGATCATGCCATTTACCTTCTTTGGTCCTGGTTCAAGGCTAAAGATAAAGATTTCAATACTAGCTTCACCCACTGGTCTTCCAATATTTCGAAGTTCTTTGGATAGATTTGATGGGTTTCCTTAATCTCATGGTTTAGGATGGGTTTTTTGGAGGGCAGCACTCTGGTGCTTTGTATCTATCTctagtaccactggtactagtttttctattattaataatatatatatcttttgccttccaaaaaaaaaaaaaaaaaacaatataaacaaTTTATGCTAAACATATAAGAATAACAAGAATTACATGTTGATTTAGAAACTATGAGGTGTAAAGAACACATTACAGAGGGCAATGAGATTCAGAACACAGGAAGGGAAGTTATATGTTGAtctgttatttattttacattttgatggaaaaaagaaattttattggagagaaaattgaaaaagtcCAATTAAGGGGGAGgataaaatatcatttgatAGAAAGCATTTGACTAAGGATCATGATTAACTAAAGAATGCAACACTGAAGTGAATCCATAAAGATAATCCTTATCTCATGACAAGTTTACAGGCATTGTGATGCTCATAATGACAGCTTTTATGTGTCTTGATTTCCTTGGTAATGTAGTTATTCCAAAATAATGCAAGGTACTGAGTTTGGAATTGGATCTTGGAAGTGGACCCTGCAATTCTACATATCATTTTTGGTATACTATAATACTATGCTTTCTAAAATTAGAATTCTAATTCCCCATGACTATAGTaagcaattaaaaaataattaaataaagcaTTCTCGAATCTCCATCTAGTCAATTATAGTTCTTAATAAAATAAGCCTCTGCAATTCTAAAATTATGTttggtattatttttaaaatttgaattataattcCCAATGAGTAATGACAATCCaatcaattgaaaaataatcaaataaagcaTTCTCACCTTTTAATCCAGACCCATATAATTCTAACTCCAATAACAAACTATTAATATGGcgctttatatatttttgtggcAATGTGCAATATATTCTATACTTGGGTGCATTTGGTTGGAGTATATGTGTAACTCTTGTACAGGGGAGATTTCATTGGATCTGTTCTTGACTGTTCGCTGGGTCTAAGTGGATGGAATTTTTGTTCTTGTGCTTTCAAATACTGAATGCCTAAGGAGGTGGCTTTCATTGCTTTTTAGTATTTCCTTTGCTGATAAATATTAAAGCAATTAGGTTTTTAAATTCCTATGTTCTTCATTTATATCATCATAGATAAAACACAGATGTGTGATAAATGTGttgtaaaattttgattttacgATCTTGTCATGTACAACACACTTGCTTATGTAATGAAGATTCTTGGGCTATATCATGTACCCTCATATACATAATACAAAGAGaattatgtttgtttgatttaattaggGAAGGTTAGTCATTACTCATTAAATCAGAAATCATGTTTTTGCCATTTCTTAGATGTGTATCTTCCTTTTCAGACTTCATAGATTGACAGAGTCTTGGATGGAACAACTTATGCAAAGAACTGTGGCCAAAGGACAAGTAGTGGATGACTTGCTGAGAAGAAGTGCTGGAATACCTGCTGCATTTATTGCTCTGTTTCTCTCAGAGCCAGAAGGCACCCCAAAGAAGCTCCTGCCACGGGCATTAAGGTGGCTTATAGATGTAGGGAATGGGTCAATGCTGAATCAGACTAAAAGCAATAGCTTGAATGGTGACCCATGCAAGCCAAATGATTCAGCAAATGGAAATAATTATGCACTGTCTGCTGAAAGAAATGTGAGACAGATGTTGTCAAAGATCAGAGATGAAGGTGTCATTCCTACAGTACATGCATTTAATGTTCTGAGAGCTGCATTCAATGACTCTAACTTGGCTACTGATACATCTGGTTTCTCAGCTGAGGCTTTGATTTTGTCTATTCGCTCTTTCTCTTCACCACACTGGGAGATTAGAAACAGTGCTTGTCTGGCTTATACTGCTTTGGTTCGTCGCATGATCGGATTCCTCAATATTCATAAGCGGGAATCAGCACGACGAGCAATAACTGGGCTTGAATTTTTTCATAGGTATGGCTATTGGATCTGATTACTTCAGCTTTTCGAAGCCTTCCATATGAGTAGAACATGTTCATATTTTTAATCCAAGAAATTTATTGCTAAAAAATGGTTTATTGCTTCACGAAAGTATCCCTGAAGCTTTTAGGGCCTTCTAATAGTGGTGCTGCTTGCAATACCCATGAATGTGTTGAGTTAGATGCCATGTGATGATAGTTGTTAATAGTGCGCTGTAGCGGTGTTGCCTCTGGCCGCTATTGCAGACTTTGtagtgaagtgtgtttttgtttagtggGAGTCACGACTGCCATCCCATAATTATAGCCATTGGGGTTGCTCTGTTGACAGAGGGAAAATCCACTTGTTACCTGTTTTATGGGACACTGGTCCTattatatttttggtatttCAGTCTTTATTTGAGAGATAGGCTTTCTGTTACGAGACTCACTCTGTCATGAGAAGTTGAGAATGAA encodes the following:
- the LOC114399346 gene encoding thyroid adenoma-associated protein homolog — protein: MSSAKWRALQHRHRYTYTAVVFPPSFLSSLPLLLSDDPLLSAFHSSLLHFTSLSSTLSQLSQTKHLANTFLHLLQSQPKPPSEAEPFLLASSLYLHLLFLENSHPLHKTLLSPLANTTPFRSTLAASFETLLHTKTFPRFSVSRAALSVLGLPKLDYLAAVVENCGVLVAYDAVNGLDGVISETSRPSPVVMEQCQEALSCLYYLLQKFPSKFREGCECDVMEGIVSVVLGVLSSTAFSRDCFVAAGVALCAAFQVCVSKQELGLVLIRGVFNSNLQGLDSDGGGCCDGDIGEVRDVIGRIPCKGDLYLGIFGLSVLSRLCLIRGILTAISRDLLNAHFSGVSGVKTVLYDGVLPELCRHCENPVDSHFNFHALTVMQICLQQIKTSLLSNLTDLSGEYEPIPEEMGMRILKIIWNNLEDPLSQTVKQVHLIFDLFLDIQFSLCEGGDRIKEFLVKIGSDLLSLGSRCKGRYVPLALLTKRLGARKMLDMSPDLLFETMRAYVDDDVCCAATSFLKCFLECLRDEFWESDGIEGGYVFYRGHCLPPVLYGLASEFSKLRTNLNTYALPVLLEVDVDSIFPMLSFISVGPNGDENGLQYPELVYVDMEVNLEQRIAILVSLLKVSRSLALVEGDIDWAENPLANIKEPGLGTDSHAIVCIKGINVKIHVQWLVNALTHVDESLRVDAAELLFLNPKTASLPSHLELTLMKEAVPLNMRCCFSAFQMKWSSLFRKFFSRVRTALERQFKQGNWNPLECNEGSEVFCPSKGNNDLTIKRADDLFHFMRWLSGFLFFSCYPSAPYKRKIMAMDLILIMINVWSIKSSSSLEFNRSLPGSHLNPYSKGMTSSDSTLLLVGSIVDSWDRLRENSFHILLHFPSPLPGISNEDTLKKLIASSMKLVCSPRVRESDAGALSLRLIFKKYVLELGWLIEDSFKVVHLSSKSELVNEVNQFNKFRNPVILYLKSMIDWLDAAVRDGEQDLSKACKNSFVHGVLLALRYTFEELDWNSNVISASISELRYLLERLLDLVVRITSLALWVVSSDAWHLPEDMDEMLDEDSLLMEIPDHECMPSSEYENNNSKPSHDGRSSDQIVMVGCWLAMKEVSLLLGTIIRKVPLPSNACSDLSELEGPSVDTAGFSSDSVLDLEQLKTIGNHFLEVLLKMKHNGAIDKTRAGFTALCNRLLCSSDSRLHRLTESWMEQLMQRTVAKGQVVDDLLRRSAGIPAAFIALFLSEPEGTPKKLLPRALRWLIDVGNGSMLNQTKSNSLNGDPCKPNDSANGNNYALSAERNVRQMLSKIRDEGVIPTVHAFNVLRAAFNDSNLATDTSGFSAEALILSIRSFSSPHWEIRNSACLAYTALVRRMIGFLNIHKRESARRAITGLEFFHRYPALHSFLFNELEVATEFLGCASSADLESIRGNNLHPSLYPILILLSRLKPSSIAGETGDELDPFLFMPWIRRCSTQSNLRVRVLASRALTSIVSNEKLPSVLFNIASDLPCVDKLVKSTNFPISFNFIHGILLQLSALLDINCKGLADNSKKDHIIGELIQILVLRSWIARPTHCQCPILNETFLRVLDQMLNIARTCQITKHFYSISKLLLELSTECLDVESYGSSYYDPTIAELREQAAIFYFGCFFQASIDEEEIIHLPVRHSLPTSESLPEHEIENTSLSLLDRLICCLSDSLYEVRLATLKWLLKLLKASEPCGKVYDLFHNDIRAVELWAKTNLNGTLVKILASEKNHKCKYNILRILVAWNLLQFEKASHDKCSGTNYVGEMDFDSVFQFWNEIVSLYKQTRHAKTQETLVRCLGVCTKRITMLFASSILSNERIEFLVCGEINQEEMLSWLFDCIVFFCNMIKQRSSSSEPASMRQAAAESLIASGLLEQAGLLGSFVLNNQIPLGTSSSCFVKNEAVNLYAHQVLDAWFSCIKLLEDEDDSVRLRLSSDVQKCFTTEKTRSNLTTGSVPIQVDRVIRFCFDHLSSIFGHWIDYFDYLCQWVLRAESCVAPQGDLVRRVFDKEIDNHYEEKLLISQICCSNMEKLPILKSWADKDEFRSYLDGRRARFSHQLVSYAEDHIGKQEGNDWIGGVGNHKDAFLPVYANLLGFYSLSNCIFLVSGNNDAKPLLSDVVVVGRAINPFLRNPLISNLFKLVIQSHKKMAGDVANGLFPEMGNCSIWDSFNPYFLLG